The nucleotide sequence GCCCCCGACTTTTCCCTGACATTGACCAGAGTCGCATCAGGGTTTGGTCAAGGAATGGCAAAGACGGCCCGTGCCGGGTGTTCGGCGGCGCAGTGCTGGCCGAACGGACGATGCTCGTATCAGCGGCGGCGGCGGGTCCTCCTGAGGTCCATGAGCACCTCGCGCCGGCGGACCGCCCGCCGCACCCACCACCCGGTCGTCGGCTGCGACGCCCTCGGCCGGTGGCACTGGGAGTGCGGCTGCGGGGCCGGGGCGCGGGGCAGCCTCGGGCGCGGGGACTGGCACGGGGCGCTCACCGCGGCCCTGGTCCACCAGAGCACGGCTCCGGGGGAGTAGACCCCCAGATCTGGTGCCTCGGCCGGCGGATGCGTCCACCGGTGGTGGTGCGACACGCCGCCGTCCGGCCCTCCTGAAGGGGTTGCACCCCCGCTGACCTGCGCAGATGGCCGAACGGACGATCTTCGGCCTCCCCCTGTTGCGTCGCGGGTCACACGGGTGGCACGATGGCCACAACATCTAGTGGTTACACCGCTGTAGTTCGTCCACATCTTGTGCACACGAAATGCGGGTTCTCCACAGGTTGTTCACACTCGAGTCCACCGTTTCGTCCACAGGGGGAGGTCCGCCGTCATGCACTGTCCGTTCTGCCGGCACACCGACTCCCGGGTCATGGACTCCCGCACGACCGACGACGGCACGGCCATCCGCCGCCGTCGTCAGTGCCCGGAGTGCGGCCGCCGGTTCACCACCGTCGAGACCGCCAGCCTGAGCGTCGTCAAGCGCTCCGGCACCACCGAGCCGTTCAGCCGGGCGAAGGTCCTCGTCGGTGTCCGCAAGGCCTGCCAGGGCCGCCCGGTCACCGAGGACGACCTCGCCGTCCTCGCCCAGAAGGTGGAGGAGTCGATCCGCAGCGCGGGCTCGGCCGAGATCGACGCGCACGAGGTCGGCCTGGCCGTCCTCGGGCCGCTGCGCGAGCTCGACGAGGTCGCCTACCTGCGCTTCGCCTCCGTCTACCAGGCCTTCGAGTCCCTCGAGGACTTCGAGTCGGCCATCACCCTCCTGCGCGCCGAACGCGAGGCGACCGCCCAGGAACCGCAGGCCACCGCGCCTGTCACACCCCAGCAGTAGAACAGCACCACCAGGTCACCACCGCCCCCGCCAGAGGGGGCAGAACGAAGGGAAGAGGCATGACCGATGTCGCCGGAGCACGTGCAGGTGCCCGCAAGGCCGCCAAGGGCAAGGGGGTGAAGATCGAGCGGATCTACACCACCCCGGGCGTGCACCCCTACGACGAGGTGACCTGGGAGAAGCGCGACGTCGTCCAGCAGAACTGGAAGACCGGCGCGACGATCTTCGAGCAGCGCGGGGTCGAGTACCCCGACTTCTGGAGCGTCAACGCCTCCACCATCGTCACGACGAAGTACTTCCGCGGCGCGGTCGGCACCCCCGAGCGCGAGACCGGGCTCAAGCAGCTCATCGACCGCGTCGTCCTCACCTACGTCAAGGCGGGCAAGGACTTCGACTACTTCTCGAACGCCGAGGACGCCGAGATCTTCGAGCAC is from Arthrobacter sp. NEB 688 and encodes:
- the nrdR gene encoding transcriptional regulator NrdR, giving the protein MHCPFCRHTDSRVMDSRTTDDGTAIRRRRQCPECGRRFTTVETASLSVVKRSGTTEPFSRAKVLVGVRKACQGRPVTEDDLAVLAQKVEESIRSAGSAEIDAHEVGLAVLGPLRELDEVAYLRFASVYQAFESLEDFESAITLLRAEREATAQEPQATAPVTPQQ